Part of the Micromonospora sp. WMMA1363 genome, CACCTGCCCCCGCGCCGTCAAACGCGCCCGCCACAACAGCTACCGCGTCAAGAAACGCGACGAGCCAGCCAGCATCCGCCACCAGGGCTCAGCCACCGTCCACATCTACCGACTTCAACCCCACGCAGCATGATCAAACTAGGCTACGTGGCATTGGGTTCGAGGGTGCCCGTGACCCGGGTTGACTGTCCGGAGTAGACGCAGCGGCTGGGATCCGATAGATCAGCTTTGTGTGGAAGTTGATCGAGGGTCAGCCGCTGCGCTGTGAAAGTATGACAGGACTCCCGACGGACCGGCTCGCTGACCTGATCGGCCGGGTTCGCGAGATCGTGGGCGATGAGTGGGAGAAGCCGCCGGTCGGGCGTCCGCACGTGTTGCCGCTGGCCACGGCGGTGATCGCGGTGCTGTTCGGACTCCGGCACAACATGCCCGACGAGGTCCTCGGCGAGGTGTTCGGCTGTTCGCAGGCCACGATCACCCGCTATCACCAGATCCTGCAGCCGATCCTGCGCTGGGTCACCCGTCCTGAGGTCGACCAGCGCCTGGAGCAGACCCGCCGTGACGGTGTGCTGGTTGACGGGTTCGTCGCCCCGGTCGGCGAACGCGAGTCCTACCACGGACTGTTCTCCGGCAAGAAACACCTGTCAGGGCAGAACGTGCAGGTCATCGCCAACCTCGATGGCCGCGTCGCCGACGTCGGCGAACCCGTCAACGGCGCCCGCCACGACGCGGCGGCGTTCTTCATCTCCGGCATCGCCGAACGCTGGGCCAGCCACCTCACCGACGGACCAGGCATGATCGGCGACGGCGGCTACCAGGGCACCGGCCCGATCACCCCGCACAAGAAACCACCCGGTGGGGAACTGACCGCCCAGCAAAAGGCGTACAACTACAGCGTCAACCGGCTCCGCGCCGCCGTCGAACGCGCCATCAGTCATCTGAAGAACTGGAAGATCCTCAAGACCGGCTACCACCGGATCATGACCGACTTCCCCGACGTGTTACGCACCGCCACCGCCCTGGAGATCTTCAGAACCGCCGCACCCGGGTTTTGAATGACCCTCCTGGTTGTTGTACCAGTCGACCCATTCGGAAGTGGCCAGTTCGACCTGGGCGAGGCTGCGCCACGGACCGCACGGTTCTGTGGGAGCCGGAGGGTGAGACTCCCTGCGACCACCCGACCCTGAGAGCCGGATTGTACTACTTTAGTAGCTAAATGATTCTTCCCTCTATGTTGCGGTTGAGGTCCTATAGTCTAGGGGTAGAACCTGCGGTAGGTCCAACGGAAACAAAGAGGTTTGCCAAGTGGAAACCAAGTCGCCATCCTCGAATTCGCTACAGCAAAGCGAGAACACCGACGCGGGTTTTCGTAATCGCCTAAACAGATTCAACATCACGTCGCCGCATCTGTTGGGCGCGTACGCCCTGATCGCTGATGGGTACCGAGGGGCATTGGTTGGACCGTATGGCGATATTGGCTGGCTATGTGCGCCTGGATGGTCTGACCCCCCGCTTTTCGGAGATATCCTCGGACCTGGTCTAGGGCATTTCCTGCTTTTCCCGGAGACTCGTCACGTTCATGGAGGGTATTACAACGATGGCTCACTGATCTGGATCAACAGATGGGAGGTTGAGAACGCGATTATCGAGTCGCGGGACGCGCTGGCAGCCCCCGGAGATGAAGATCGTGTGGTGCTGCTTCGGCAGATCCGCACTCTGGATCGACCGGCTAAGTTCAGGGTGATTCTCAGCCCACGCGCCGACTTTGGGCGCGAATCGGTGGAGGATGTGACTCGCGACGGCGCGTTGTGGCTTGCTCGGACCGGCGCACTACATCTACGAGTCACTGGCGCAGAACAGCTACGTCCCGACCGTGACGGGCTACTTGAGGGCGAGTTAAAACTATCGGCAAGAAGCTGGCACGACCTGGTGCTGGAGGTGTCCCCGCGTCCGTTTACTGATCCGCCGTGTCAACCAGGCGAATTATGGCGTGCCACCGAAGAGTACTGGCATCGTGTGGCACCCAGGTTCGCTGGTCCGGCTCAGCAGGATGCGACTTTGTCCTATGCGATACTGCGCGGGATGACCCGGCCAGGCGGGGGAATGGTCGCGGCGGCGACCACCTCACTACCCGAACAAGCCCTAGCCGGGCGCAACTACGATTACCGGTATGCTTGGATCCGCGACCAGTCGATGGCCGGTCAAGCGGCAGCCCTTGTGGGTGCCCATGATCTGTTGGACGACGCGGTCAGCTTCATCACTACCCGGATCCTCGCCGACGGCGATCGGCTGGCTCCAGCCTATACCGCCAGTGGAAAACCCGTACCACCAGAGACGCGACTGGACTTCCTATCCGGGTACCCCGGCGCACAGCCGCAGACAGGCAACTGGGTACGGAGCCAGTTCCAGTTGGACGTGTTCGGTGAGGCTCTGCTGGTCCTTGCAGCCGCAGCGCGGCTGGACCGGATCGACAAGATGGCGTGGCGAGCCGCAGAACAGGCGGCCGACAGTATCGAAAGGCGTTGGCG contains:
- a CDS encoding transposase family protein produces the protein MTGLPTDRLADLIGRVREIVGDEWEKPPVGRPHVLPLATAVIAVLFGLRHNMPDEVLGEVFGCSQATITRYHQILQPILRWVTRPEVDQRLEQTRRDGVLVDGFVAPVGERESYHGLFSGKKHLSGQNVQVIANLDGRVADVGEPVNGARHDAAAFFISGIAERWASHLTDGPGMIGDGGYQGTGPITPHKKPPGGELTAQQKAYNYSVNRLRAAVERAISHLKNWKILKTGYHRIMTDFPDVLRTATALEIFRTAAPGF
- a CDS encoding glycoside hydrolase family 15 protein, with amino-acid sequence MTSPHLLGAYALIADGYRGALVGPYGDIGWLCAPGWSDPPLFGDILGPGLGHFLLFPETRHVHGGYYNDGSLIWINRWEVENAIIESRDALAAPGDEDRVVLLRQIRTLDRPAKFRVILSPRADFGRESVEDVTRDGALWLARTGALHLRVTGAEQLRPDRDGLLEGELKLSARSWHDLVLEVSPRPFTDPPCQPGELWRATEEYWHRVAPRFAGPAQQDATLSYAILRGMTRPGGGMVAAATTSLPEQALAGRNYDYRYAWIRDQSMAGQAAALVGAHDLLDDAVSFITTRILADGDRLAPAYTASGKPVPPETRLDFLSGYPGAQPQTGNWVRSQFQLDVFGEALLVLAAAARLDRIDKMAWRAAEQAADSIERRWREPDSGIWELSTRHWTYPRLICVAGLKSVARVASGDQAGRWSALADVILADAATHGLHPRGYWKQAYDDERVDAALLMAGVRGALPAGDPRTTKTLKAVLDELGSEGYVYRFRSNRRPLGDTENAFLLCGFAAALACCKSGRMADAKRIFERNRSTYGSPGLYSEEYDVRQRRLRGNLPQAFVHALMLEAAATLGQITVCE